The Candidatus Sericytochromatia bacterium genome includes the window GACGCGCCGATCGCCCCGGAGGCGGAGCGGACGGCGGAGCTACGAATCAAACGCCTCATGCCCAGCAGGCTGCACGAGGCCCTTCAGGACCTGCGTTTTCGAAGCCTTTACGAACCCTTTGCCGGCCAATGCCAGATCTCGCGCTACTTCAAGCGACAAGGCAAGCGGGTCTTCGCCGGGGATCTGCTGGAGGGCCATTACTGCATGGCCAAGGCCTTGATCGCCAACAACGACAAGCTGGTCTCGCCCGAACGGCTAAACACCTGGCAAGAGGTCATTCGCGACCCACGGATCGCGACGCGTTTCAGCCCCTGGGCCCACCAGCATTTCACACCGGAGGAAACGATCTGGCTGGGTATCTGGAATGCGCACCTCGCCGCCAGTGACGTGGACGTGACCGAACGTGCCCTGGGAGCTACCGCTGTGGCCTACACCATGCGTTACTGGCTCTCTCTGCGAAACAGCGAAATCAAGGGCAGCCCCCTCACGCCCTCACAGGCCTTCTCCCATTACGTACAAACGCTCAATGCGTGGGTATTCAACAATGGAGTCCAGAATCGCGCCCTGTGGGGAGACGCCTATCAGCAGGCCTCCCGTGTTGAAGCGGACCTCCTTTTCTGCTATCCTCCCACCCACCTTGGTTTCCACCAATATCCTCTGGCCCTCACCTTGTTTGAGGGATGGCTCAAGGGGGATCCCCACCTGACCCTACCCGGCCAAGTCGAAATGATCCCGGGCCCCCCAACCCTCGGGATGAGTCTCACCTCCGCATCGCTATACGCGGAAGCCCTGCGGCGTTTCCTTTCCCGTTGCACGCACATTCCGCTGTGGGTCGTGGCTTATCATGAAGGTTATCTTCTCGACGAGACGGCATGGACGGAGCTGGTGGGAGAATTCCGCACGATTGTCCGGCATGTCACGCTCAGTCCCCCGGACTCCCTTCATCCTCGGCGACACGCGGAAAAACTGTTAGTCGCCCGCTGACCACCTGGCCACCAGTACAAGGAACCCGTCATGCTCAAAGAGGGCAGCCTTCAGGACTTCAGCCTACCTGACTTGTTGCAGATTCTCGTGCTCGGCAAAGCATCCGGCACGCTCTCGATGCGACGGGATGGACGAACGGGCAGCCTGACCTTTGTGGACGGGCAACTCGTGCAGGCACGCACGGGCGAACGTTTCGGGGAAGACGTGGCCGCGGACCTGTTCCTGTGGACGTCGGGCGTCTTCGATTTCGCTGAAGGAATGCCGCCCACCGCCCCCGCAGACGTCTTACCACTGGATAGCATCACCCAGGAGGGCATCCGGCGACTGGATCGTTGGCGACAGGTGCGCGAGAGCTTACCCTCATTCTTCTCGTCGCGAGCCTGGCTGCATCCCACGCAGATGTACCAGGCCGAACCATCACCGCTGTTGCAAACCCTCGGCAGCGGTAAAACCTACGGTGACCTGGTCAAGGACTGGGCGGCAAGTGAACTGGAGTTGCTTGAAGAACTTGCCCGCCTTTACCACGAGGATCAGTTGGGCATTTCGTGTGCCCCCGAGGAACAACTGCGCCAGCTGTTCGACAATGTGGCCACTGAGTTGTTCAGCCAGTTTGCCTCGATCAGTGGCGTCAAGATGGTGGAAGGACTGGAAGCGCGGCTCAACGAAGATGCCCGTCTGGCAGCGCTCGGCCTGCGCTGGCGCGCTGGTAAGCCCCAGGACAGCCTCCCCGGCAATTGGCCGAAGGCCCAGTTGATGGGGGCTTATCGCTCCCAGTTTCACGTGATGTCGGATTTCATTTCGAGGGTGTATGGAGCGGCCTTCGTGGAGCGTGTCATCCAGCCCGTCCTCGAGGAAGCGACGGCCCCCCAGCGGGCCCTCTGGCTGGAATTGACGGCAACCGCCCCGTCGTCCTCTTCGAGCGGGCACTCGGGAGGCTGAGAATGGCGAAACCGAATGGCAATCTGGTCCTCACGGAGGCAGGGGTTCACGCCCTGAACAGTCTGACGTCCCAGTTGCAACTTGACACGCAGGCGCGGGCGGTTTTGCTGATCGAAAAGAGCGGGCAGATCATCACGGCCCAAGGCCAAACCAGCACCCTCGACACGCTCTCTCTGGCCGCCCTGATCAGTGGTTCGTTTGCCTCGACCAAAGCCCTGGCACGGCTCCTCGGAGAGAAGAACTTCAAGACCCTGTTTCAGCAGGGCAAAACCGAAAGCATCTTCGTGGTACAACTCGAAACCACGGATACCTTGGCCGTGGTGTTCGGTGCCAACGTGACGATCGGCCTGGTGAAGTTCAAGACGATGCAGGCCCTGGAGCGAATCAATTCCCAAATGCAGGCGCTTTACACCGACAAGAAGCCCACGCTGTCGAATCTTTCCCAGTCCATCGACAATCTGTTCTAGCAGACGCCCTGACATCGGAGGAACCCGACGTGGCACTGATCAACTACGCCACCCGCGAAGTCAATTGCAAAATTGTCTATTACGGGACGGGGCTCGGTGGCAAGACCACCAACCTGGAGTTCATCCACAAGCAGGTGCCTCCTCATGTGAGGGGGGAAATGGTCAATCTGGCGACGCCAACGGAACGCACCCTGTATTTCGACTTTCTCTCCCTCGACCTCGGCAGCGTGCAGGGGTTCAAGACCAGATTTGCGCTGTATACCGTGCCCGGGCAAGTGGAATACAATGCGAGCCGAAAGCTGATTCTCAACGGGGTCGATGGCATCGTTTTTGTGGCCGATTCCCAGATCAGCCGCTGGAACGAGAACATCGAATCGATGCGCAACATGGCAGAAAACCTGGCAGAATACGGACTGAAGACCGATGAAGTGCCCTGGGTGCTGCAGTTGAACAAGCGCGATCTGCCACAGGTGAGCCCGATCGATGAGCTCAATCGGGCCCTGAATCCCAAGGGAGTTCCTCATTTTGCGGCCGCAGCGCATCAAGGTTTGGGGGTGTTTGACACCCTCAAGGCCGTGAGTCGTTCCGTCCTGACCCGACTGTCATAGGGCGCGCTTGCCACCAGCGTTAAGACTGGACTAAGTTCCAGTTCCGTGGTACGTTGGAAGGCCGCTCAAGTACGGTCTGCCCGACTCCACGCTGCAAGTCGAGCCCGTTGTGTTTATCGCCGTCTGGCGGTCCCGAACCACCAAGGAGTTCCTGTCCCATGTCCAAGTTCAACGCCGGCGAAATCCTCAAGTCGATCGAACAGCCTCACCTGAAGGCAAGTGTGCCTGATATGGCACCGGGCGACACCGTCAAGGTGTTTGCCAAGATTCGGGAAGGCGGCAAAGAGCGCATCCAGGCCTACGAAGGAACCGTCATCAAGCTCC containing:
- a CDS encoding DNA adenine methylase, translated to MEPYIGQALDQDAPIAPEAERTAELRIKRLMPSRLHEALQDLRFRSLYEPFAGQCQISRYFKRQGKRVFAGDLLEGHYCMAKALIANNDKLVSPERLNTWQEVIRDPRIATRFSPWAHQHFTPEETIWLGIWNAHLAASDVDVTERALGATAVAYTMRYWLSLRNSEIKGSPLTPSQAFSHYVQTLNAWVFNNGVQNRALWGDAYQQASRVEADLLFCYPPTHLGFHQYPLALTLFEGWLKGDPHLTLPGQVEMIPGPPTLGMSLTSASLYAEALRRFLSRCTHIPLWVVAYHEGYLLDETAWTELVGEFRTIVRHVTLSPPDSLHPRRHAEKLLVAR
- a CDS encoding DUF4388 domain-containing protein, coding for MLKEGSLQDFSLPDLLQILVLGKASGTLSMRRDGRTGSLTFVDGQLVQARTGERFGEDVAADLFLWTSGVFDFAEGMPPTAPADVLPLDSITQEGIRRLDRWRQVRESLPSFFSSRAWLHPTQMYQAEPSPLLQTLGSGKTYGDLVKDWAASELELLEELARLYHEDQLGISCAPEEQLRQLFDNVATELFSQFASISGVKMVEGLEARLNEDARLAALGLRWRAGKPQDSLPGNWPKAQLMGAYRSQFHVMSDFISRVYGAAFVERVIQPVLEEATAPQRALWLELTATAPSSSSSGHSGG
- a CDS encoding roadblock/LC7 domain-containing protein, whose protein sequence is MAKPNGNLVLTEAGVHALNSLTSQLQLDTQARAVLLIEKSGQIITAQGQTSTLDTLSLAALISGSFASTKALARLLGEKNFKTLFQQGKTESIFVVQLETTDTLAVVFGANVTIGLVKFKTMQALERINSQMQALYTDKKPTLSNLSQSIDNLF
- a CDS encoding GTPase domain-containing protein produces the protein MALINYATREVNCKIVYYGTGLGGKTTNLEFIHKQVPPHVRGEMVNLATPTERTLYFDFLSLDLGSVQGFKTRFALYTVPGQVEYNASRKLILNGVDGIVFVADSQISRWNENIESMRNMAENLAEYGLKTDEVPWVLQLNKRDLPQVSPIDELNRALNPKGVPHFAAAAHQGLGVFDTLKAVSRSVLTRLS